The Gadus chalcogrammus isolate NIFS_2021 unplaced genomic scaffold, NIFS_Gcha_1.0 GACHA128, whole genome shotgun sequence genome window below encodes:
- the LOC130378970 gene encoding uncharacterized protein LOC130378970 isoform X1, which produces MSLKWWIPASSVRSLEKEKRSFPPVPVDLILVRMYSIVEFLGERTVGIVASNWIIKEGDVSTCEKPLCQSFQKFYASSAKLFCFPFQKTCSYWPLHKPTQRAKDKDLPDPKTWLKRPIKIFSSTDDWDQAVRRNKRAETKSCVETGNEDTGRRIIVKPQKFIHTGEKKTKKRNGKKAGQGPYFRTSLPPPPQIESPIPRRSALQISSPPVTDDDYSPPSPARDVFTENDDDSIASSFETPLPISTGDGDRRERETIPIWAKNINATLEVLLRRLETVEQNQREALLLLRANRHGDPGEASVELLQAQTQAELQELEEHLKNRDFTKKMISHLSLVGGSNPGECVRRVLRSVASNFVWSSYSLRGKKGKMPLLGTAVGSTIKQAIMKWKPGLEEKEVELLMAEVLKHAPSAHSKSLKVSLNERGICNRYPSR; this is translated from the exons AATGTATAGCATCGTCGAATTTTTGGGGGAAAGGACTGTTGGCATAGTGGCCAGTAATTGGATTATAAAAGAGGGAGATGTAAGTACATGCGAAAAACCTTTATGTCAATCATTTCAAAAATTCTATGCAAGTtctgcaaaactattttgttttcCATTTCAGAAGACATGCAGCTACTGGCCACTCCACAAGCCCACACAGAGGGCAAAGGACAAAGATTTGCCCGATCCTAAAACCTGGCTAAAAAggccaataaaaatattttcctCAACAG ATGATTGGGATCAGGCCGTCAGGAGGAACAAGAGGGCGGAGACAAAGTCCTGTGTGGAGACAGGAAATGAGGACACAGGGAGGCGCATCATAGTCAAACCCCAAAAATTTATTCACACCG gtgaaaagaaaacaaagaaacgAAATGGGAAAAAGGCAGGACAAGGTCCCTATTTCAGgacttcccttcctcctccaccccagataGAATCCCCCATTCCACGGCGTAGCGCACTACAAATATCTTCACCCCCTGTGACTGATGACG ATTACTCCCCTCCTTCACCGGCAAGAGACGTTTTTACAGAAAATGATG ATGATTCGATTGCGTCTTCATTTGAAACGCCATTGCCTATCTCTACTGGGGACG GTgaccgaagagagagagaaaccataccaatcTGGGCAAAGAATATCAACG cgaCATTGGAGGTTCTGCTCCGAAGGCTTGAGACTGTTGAGCAGAATCAGAGAGAGGCTCTATTATTGCTACGGGCAAATCGACATGGGGACCCTGGGGAAGCTAGTGTCGAGTTACTGCAGGCGCAAACTCAGGCCGAACTACAGGAACTCGAGGAGCACCTTAAAAATAGAgatttcacaaaaaaaatg ATTTCCCATCTGAGCCTAGTTGGGGGGTCCAATCCTGGGGAGTGTGTGAGGAGGGTGTTGCGCTCTGTGGCCTCAAACTTTGTTTGGAGCAGCTACAGCCTTAGGGGAAAGAAGGGGAAGATGCCACTGCTTGGCACAGCAGTGGGCAGTACCATCAAAC AGGCGATCATGAAATGGAAGCCGGGgctggaagagaaggaggtggagcttcTGATGGCAGAGGTCTTGAAACATGCCCCCTCAGCCCACTCCAAAAGTTTGAAGGTGAGTTTAAACGAGAGAGGCATATGCAATCGATATCCCTCCAGATAA
- the LOC130378970 gene encoding uncharacterized protein LOC130378970 isoform X3 produces the protein MSLKWWIPASSVRSLEKEKRSFPPVPVDLILVRMYSIVEFLGERTVGIVASNWIIKEGDKTCSYWPLHKPTQRAKDKDLPDPKTWLKRPIKIFSSTDDWDQAVRRNKRAETKSCVETGNEDTGRRIIVKPQKFIHTGEKKTKKRNGKKAGQGPYFRTSLPPPPQIESPIPRRSALQISSPPVTDDDYSPPSPARDVFTENDDDSIASSFETPLPISTGDGDRRERETIPIWAKNINATLEVLLRRLETVEQNQREALLLLRANRHGDPGEASVELLQAQTQAELQELEEHLKNRDFTKKMISHLSLVGGSNPGECVRRVLRSVASNFVWSSYSLRGKKGKMPLLGTAVGSTIKQAIMKWKPGLEEKEVELLMAEVLKHAPSAHSKSLKVSLNERGICNRYPSR, from the exons AATGTATAGCATCGTCGAATTTTTGGGGGAAAGGACTGTTGGCATAGTGGCCAGTAATTGGATTATAAAAGAGGGAGAT AAGACATGCAGCTACTGGCCACTCCACAAGCCCACACAGAGGGCAAAGGACAAAGATTTGCCCGATCCTAAAACCTGGCTAAAAAggccaataaaaatattttcctCAACAG ATGATTGGGATCAGGCCGTCAGGAGGAACAAGAGGGCGGAGACAAAGTCCTGTGTGGAGACAGGAAATGAGGACACAGGGAGGCGCATCATAGTCAAACCCCAAAAATTTATTCACACCG gtgaaaagaaaacaaagaaacgAAATGGGAAAAAGGCAGGACAAGGTCCCTATTTCAGgacttcccttcctcctccaccccagataGAATCCCCCATTCCACGGCGTAGCGCACTACAAATATCTTCACCCCCTGTGACTGATGACG ATTACTCCCCTCCTTCACCGGCAAGAGACGTTTTTACAGAAAATGATG ATGATTCGATTGCGTCTTCATTTGAAACGCCATTGCCTATCTCTACTGGGGACG GTgaccgaagagagagagaaaccataccaatcTGGGCAAAGAATATCAACG cgaCATTGGAGGTTCTGCTCCGAAGGCTTGAGACTGTTGAGCAGAATCAGAGAGAGGCTCTATTATTGCTACGGGCAAATCGACATGGGGACCCTGGGGAAGCTAGTGTCGAGTTACTGCAGGCGCAAACTCAGGCCGAACTACAGGAACTCGAGGAGCACCTTAAAAATAGAgatttcacaaaaaaaatg ATTTCCCATCTGAGCCTAGTTGGGGGGTCCAATCCTGGGGAGTGTGTGAGGAGGGTGTTGCGCTCTGTGGCCTCAAACTTTGTTTGGAGCAGCTACAGCCTTAGGGGAAAGAAGGGGAAGATGCCACTGCTTGGCACAGCAGTGGGCAGTACCATCAAAC AGGCGATCATGAAATGGAAGCCGGGgctggaagagaaggaggtggagcttcTGATGGCAGAGGTCTTGAAACATGCCCCCTCAGCCCACTCCAAAAGTTTGAAGGTGAGTTTAAACGAGAGAGGCATATGCAATCGATATCCCTCCAGATAA